The proteins below come from a single Aegilops tauschii subsp. strangulata cultivar AL8/78 chromosome 6, Aet v6.0, whole genome shotgun sequence genomic window:
- the LOC109787311 gene encoding uncharacterized protein isoform X2 produces the protein MAAAGDDAPAGLFSGVWSRLHAAASVWRRRGQASRDGEGEEEESTVRSRLARRAAAARRVGRKLAFVSFNLEVLVFVYAFWRARRRSLTWRQPIQVLPVLAVPALATLIYAAFVRFTRMLDLKDNRTLERLQEDKHQADGEPRESVDLKDKETLERLQEDKQRTECEPREFDRNNQNNVQSCDDVDDASNSLVGTDSAAQTAKLMKHRQSSIKHRDDGGADMAWGHSKDFQPAPSGGLRMRRLSSSKTYMTSSSFVERSVEKTQETPSVSAHLDQHVHVPISTEDTISYPFDDCRSMHAQPADTPQELSEGDGDEEGFDGIWDIVETRSNSSKENPISPVGSHNNFYDGDDSRSPASSPDDFVAHNSLNDFSPDLSGLVLPASETLKMLPPESVREEALLDPHKSEVLHMYSLSPKESPSPYAVNDKKLPISPDMGTYSELLGEGVEETESSMFRIPEESMPPFISEEVLLCPPAVSNIEHCLGTPEFSLCGQETERVEVVGSASFTNDSPELIFLSSPELVVESAEDAIEKELCELNTKEENAILISMEEEPLQDPLIVSTNTSEQCLETSDASLCIQDGNAREVTGIINFVTANPELMHSASPELLAEGDDDLKEDKASDLHLLEQNGLPLNIEKQPILDSLVADTAEDVEITEVRDVVKEGLFESEGEETFSHRMLVAASSNGDSNTENLITDSIGVQFIPNGDINDALEGGQEAFSEPLYHGTHHSEGMFLSSGDINNDEVYSLTPMESPTSYAVNDKELPIIPDVEIYPEFSVCGQETEKMEVAGSVSFMNVSPELSFSSSPELVVEGAEDTIEKELCESNRKEDNGIFINMEEEALQDPLTVSASTVEQCLETSDVSLRIQDANPKLMYPPSPEVLGEYNEEFKEDQTSDSHILEQNGLPFNFEKEPILDSPVADTAEDVEITGVHYVVKEGFSESEGEEAFNYQKLAVTDSEDDSDTQNLIIDSMPVKFIPNSDLNEVLEGGQEAFSQPLRQSTRHSEGMFLSSAEINNDEVYSSNSNSYANVVEDAAPSEGLSKFEDEMSIASLDTPICLDEVKSAAIVDIDIVSPKLSLQPELHDVGVEENELSKFHVPEEIRTPFNLEEQVLLSPVAVNNTEYCRETQEFSLYNQESEEREVVESVSYIKVSPESSLLSSPEFVGEGGEDAREKETRELNTNEENETLINLEEEPLQAAPVVSTTDQCLETSEFSLSSEVPKTTDVPDIVSFVTTSPELNYSASSELLSEGDRDLHEDETSDLHLHEQKALAFNLEEPFLDPLVVDTAEDALVTSELLIRSEEVKMTEVHGVVEEVFSESEDEAAFDHRNLFLASPADDSSAQNLTSNSTSAQVIPDTSVKEASQAGQPALLESPHESTCHSEGAFLSSGEVNHDEVKVEAPFAGQEGLPKSEDEIALTSLETSILLDEVTTAENLTANSGPSQSIPDSNGFQSLHDQEQAPSETLQDVNFLIEGSHTSSDEGINSEIFSLYSRSSSCVSEINMLESLRSGTSSEPENDRGLSFDERNRVIFHNLHSTENYTNNPATAESILETNMIETLNIADETTAGSPHEVSSNFLDSFVAPDVINGMTQSDQHLDLSSSSFAPVVDAFETLQSGQVFSEPQLENDVTFEQTQMSPKEVDDAENYFTNTIDDPQDSERTSTVALEDEDDLTLHKAYMSPEDISEVKNSLADDYASDLPHMPENHCFSEKVSPDSQDPLSSEENLVHPEGLKTENDLDGVKSSLYSTEANLAEPCGIAHEGTQQQDETMLGFEEANSEDHCDNSGSLDIPDVTVAESLQAAERSSSEILYDGMFSFEGTLISLDGDDNAEDFPNNSGSAMHTAQTDTTSLPGLQEGSFKPEDENAVNSISPYEVDTEESSSSNRGNSSSASSRNGISFMEAPQPQELPIDAGRKKVFLKDKEPKDGESEDMKEAAKDLDDDHEVSSTPSDAALNLYLLC, from the exons ATGGCCGCCGCCGGCGACGACGCGCCCGCGGGGCTCTTCTCCGGCGTCTGGTCCCGCCTCCACGCCGCGGCCTCCGTCTGGCGCCGCCGGGGCCAGGCCTCCCGCGACggcgagggggaggaggaggagtccaCCGTGCGGTCGCGCCTGGCgaggcgggccgcggcggcgcggcgggtcGGACGGAAGCTCGCCTTCGTCTCCTTCAACCTCGAG GTGCTGGTATTCGTTTACGCGTTCTGGAGGGCGAGGAGGCGGAGTCTGACCTGGAGGCAGCCCATCCAGGTGCTGCCCGTGCTCGCGGTCCCTGCTCTCGCCACGCTCATCTACGCCGCCTTCGTCCGCTTCACCAGAATGC TTGACCTCAAGGACAATAGAACGCTTGAAAGACTTCAAGAGGACAAGCATCAAGCTGATGGTGAACCAAGGGAGTCAGTTGACCTCAAGGACAAGGAAACGCTTGAAAGACTTCAAGAGGACAAGCAGCGAACTGAGTGTGAACCAAGGGAGTTTGACCGGAACAACCAAAACAATGTCCAG AGCTGTGATGATGTGGACGATGCTAGTAATTCTCTGGTTGGAACTGATTCAGCGGCACAAACTGCTAAGCTTATGAAACATCGCCAGTCGAGCATTAAGCATAGAGATGATGGTGGAGCAGATATGGCTTGGGGTCATAGCAAGGACTTCCAGCCAGCACCCTCGGGTGGACTAAGGATGAGAAGACTGTCAAGTTCAAAAACATACATGACCAGCAGCAGTTTTGTAGAAAGAAGTGTGGAAAAGACTCAGGAAACACCATCTGTCTCTGCACATTTAGATCAGCATGTCCATGTCCCTATTTCCACTGAAGATACTATTTCGTATCCTTTCGATGATTGCCGCAGCATGCATGCTCAACCTGCAGATACCCCTCAAGAATTGTCTGAAGGAGATGGTGACGAAGAAGGGTTTGATGGAATATGGGACATTGTGGAAACTCGTTCCAATTCCAGCAAGGAGAATCCCATATCTCCAGTTGgttctcataataatttttatgACGGAGACGATTCACGCTCCCCTGCATCTTCACCAGACGACTTTGTTGCTCATAATAGCTTAAATGACTTCAGCCCTGACTTGTCTGGTCTGGTACTACCTGCATCAGAAACCTTGAAAATGTTGCCTCCAGAAAGTGTCAGGGAGGAAGCATTGCTTGATCCGCACAAGTCAGAAGTGTTGCATATGTATTCTTTGAGTCCAAAGGAGAGCCCTAGTCCGTATGCAGTCAATGATAAGAAGTTGCCAATCAGTCCTGACATGGGGACCTATTCAGAGTTGCTTGGTGAGGGAGTCGAGGAGACAGAATCGTCCATGTTCCGTATACCAGAGGAAAGTATGCCGCCCTTCATCTCAGAGGAGGTTTTACTGTGCCCACCTGCAGTCAGTAATATCGAACATTGCTTGGGGACTCCAGAGTTCTCTTTGTGCGGTCAAGAGACTGAAAGAGTTGAAGTTGTTGGAAGTGCCAGCTTTACTAATGACAGTCCTGAGTTAATCTTCTTATCCTCTCCAGAGTTAGTTGTGGAGAGTGCTGAGGATGCCATTGAGAAAGAATTATGTGAATTAAACACAAAGGAGGAGAATGCTATTCTCATCAGTATGGAGGAGGAACCTTTGCAAGATCCACTCATAGTCAGTACTAATACTAGTGAACAATGCTTGGAAACTTCAGATGCCTCTTTATGCATTCAAGATGGCAATGCGAGGGAAGTTACTGGAATTATAAACTTTGTTACAGCCAATCCTGAATTAATGCACTCAGCATCTCCAGAGTTACTTGCAGAAGGTGacgatgacttaaaggaggataaAGCATCTGACTTGCACTTATTGGAGCAGAACGGCCTACCTTTAAACATCGAAAAGCAACCTATTCTGGATTCACTTGTAGCTGATACGGCCGAGGACGTTGAGATAACAGAAGTTCGTGATGTTGTCAAGGAAGGTTTGTTTGAATCAGAAGGCGAGGAAACATTTAGTCATCGGATGCTTGTTGCAGCTTCTTCAAATGGTGATAGTAACACTGAAAATTTGATAACTGACTCAATTGGTGTTCAATTTATTCCAAACGGCGACATAAATGATGCCCTTGAAGGTGGCCAGGAAGCATTTTCTGAGCCACTATACCATGGCACTCACCATTCTGAAGGAATGTTCTTATCTTCAGGGGACATCAATAATGACGAAGTCTATTCTTTGACTCCAATGGAGAGCCCTACTTCGTATGCAGTCAATGACAAGGAACTACCGATCATTCCTGATGTGGAGATCTATCCAGAGTTCTCTGTATGCGGTCAAGAGACTGAGAAAATGGAAGTTGCTGGAAGTGTCAGCTTTATGAATGTCAGTCCTGAGTTGAGCTTCTCATCTTCTCCGGAGTTAGTTGTGGAGGGTGCTGAGGATACCATCGAGAAAGAATTATGTGAATCAAACAGAAAGGAGGACAACGGTATATTCATCAATATGGAGGAGGAAGCTTTGCAAGACCCACTTACAGTCAGTGCCAGTACTGTCGAACAATGCTTGGAAACTTCAGATGTCTCTTTACGCATTCAAGATGCCAATCCTAAATTGATGTACCCACCATCTCCAGAGGTACTTGGAGAATATAATGAAGAATTCAAGGAGGATCAAACGTCTGACTCGCACATACTGGAGCAGAATGGCCTACCTTTTAATTTTGAAAAGGAACCTATTCTGGATTCACCTGTAGCTGATACTGCCGAGGACGTCGAGATAACAGGGGTTCATTATGTTGTCAAGGAAGGTTTTTCTGAGTCAGAAGGCGAGGAAGCATTTAACTATCAAAAGCTTGCTGTCACAGATTCGGAGGATGATAGTGACACTCAAAATTTGATTATTGATTCAATGCCAGTGAAATTCATTCCAAACAGCGACCTAAATGAAGTTCTTGAAGGTGGCCAGGAAGCATTTTCTCAGCCACTACGCCAAAGCACTCGCCATTCTGAAGGAATGTTCTTATCTTCAGCGGAGATCAATAATGATGAAGTCTATTCAAGCAACTCAAATTCATATGCTAATGTGGTGGAAGATGCTGCACCCTCTGAAGGACTTTCTAAGTTTGAAGATGAAATGTCTATTGCCTCTTTGGATACTCCCATCTGCCTGGATGAGGTTAAAAGTGCAGCTATTGTTGACATTGATATAGTCAGTCCTAAACTGAGCCTTCAACCAGAGCTGCATGATGTGGGAGTTGAGGAGAATGAATTGTCCAAGTTCCATGTACCAGAGGAAATCAGAACACCCTTCAATTTGGAGGAGCAAGTTTTGCTATCCCCAGTTGCGGTCAATAATACTGAATACTGCAGGGAGACTCAGGAGTTCTCTTTGTACAATCAAGAGAGTGAGGAAAGGGAAGTTGTTGAAAGTGTCAGCTATATTAAGGTCAGTCCTGAGTCGAGCCTCTTATCCTCTCCAGAGTTTGTTGGAGAGGGTGGTGAGGATGCTAGGGAGAAAGAAACACGCGAATTAAACACAAATGAGGAGAATGAGACACTCATCAATTTGGAGGAGGAACCTTTGCAAGCTGCGCCTGTGGTCAGTACTACTGATCAGTGCTTGGAAACATCAGAGTTTTCTTTATCTAGTGAAGTTCCCAAGACAACGGATGTTCCGGATATTGTTAGCTTTGTTACAACCAGTCCTGAATTAAACTACTCTGCATCTTCAGAGTTACTTTCAGAGGGGGACAGGGACTTACACGAGGATGAAACGTCCGACTTGCACTTACATGAGCAGAAGGCCCTAGCTTTTAATTTGGAGGAGCCTTTTCTGGATCCACTTGTAGTTGATACTGCTGAAGATGCGTTAGTTACATCAGAACTTTTGATACGTAGTGAAGAGGTTAAGATGACAGAAGTTCATGGAGTTGTCGAGGAAGTTTTCTCTGAATCAGAAGACGAGGCAGCGTTTGATCATCGAAACCTTTTTCTTGCCTCTCCAGCTGATGATAGTTCCGCCCAAAATTTGACAAGTAATTCAACATCTGCCCAGGTAATTCCAGACACGAGTGTAAAGGAAGCTTCTCAAGCTGGTCAGCCAGCATTGCTTGAGTCACCACACGAAAGCACTTGTCATTCTGAAGGAGCATTCTTATCTTCAGGTGAGGTCAATCATGATGAAGTGAAAGTCGAAGCACCATTTGCTGGTCAGGAAGGACTTCCTAAGTCTGAAGATGAAATAGCTTTGACTTCTCTAGAGACTTCCATCTTGCTCGATGAGGTTACAACTGCAGAAAATTTGACGGCCAACTCTGGACCTTCTCAGTCTATCCCAGACAGCAACGGTTTTCAATCTCTTCACGACCAGGAACAAGCTCCATCTGAAACACTACAGGACGTTAATTTTCTTATCGAGGGAAGTCACACATCCTCAGATGAGGGCATAAACTCTGAAATATTTTCGCTCTATTCCAGGTCATCTTCATGTGTTTCAGAGATCAACATGCTGGAATCTCTCAGAAGTGGAACATCTTCTGAACCAGAAAATGATCGTGGTTTAAGCTTTGATGAGAGGAACCGTGTGATATTTCACAACCTGCACAGTACAGAAAATTACACAAACAATCCAGCGACTGCTGAATCTATCCTGGAGACCAACATGATTGAAACTCTTAATATTGCTGATGAAACAACTGCTGGTTCACCGCACGAAGTTTCTTCAAACTTTCTGGACTCTTTTGTAGCTCCAGATGTAATCAATGGCATGACACAATCAGATCAACACTTGGACTTATCATCCTCTTCATTTGCTCCAGTGGTTGATGCATTTGAAACATTGCAAAGTGGTCAGGTTTTTTCTGAGCCTCAACTTGAAAATGATGTTACGTTTGAGCAGACCCAAATGTCCCCTAAGGAGGTTGACGATGCTGAAAACTATTTCACCAATACAATTGATGATCCTCAAGATAGTGAGAGAACATCAACTGTAGCTTTGGAAGATGAAGATGATTTAACTCTTCATAAGGCTTACATGTCTCCTGAAGATATCAGCGAAGTCAAAAATTCTTTGGCTGATGATTATGCTTCAGATCTTCCTCACATGCCAGAGAACCACTGCTTCAGCGAAAAAGTATCACCTGACTCTCAGGACCCCTTAAGTTCTGAGGAGAATTTGGTTCATCCAGAGGGTTTGAAAACTGAAAATGATTTAGACGGTGTAAAGTCATCCTTGTATTCTACAGAGGCCAACTTGGCTGAACCTTGTGGCATTGCTCACGAAGGAACTCAGCAACAAGATGAAACCATGTTGGGTTTTGAGGAAGCCAATTCTGAAGATCACTGTGACAATTCAGGGTCCCTAGATATTCCAGATGTCACTGTGGCGGAGAGTCTTCAAGCCGCAGAGAGATCGTCATCTGAGATACTTTACGATGGCATGTTCAGTTTCGAGGGGACGTTAATATCTCTAGATGGTGATGACAATGCTGAGGATTTTCCTAACAATTCaggttctgctatgcatactgcACAGACCGATACAACAAGTCTCCCTGGTCTTCAAGAAGGGTCTTTCAAGCCAGAAGATGAAAATGCAGTTAATTCTATCTCCCCGTACGAGGTTGATACTGAAGAATCAAGTAGCTCAAATCGTGGTAATTCCAGCTCCGCTTCATCTCGTAATGGCATCAGCTTCATGGAGGCTCCCCAGCCCCAGGAACTGCCTATAGACGCTGGAAGGAAAAAAG TTTTCCTCAAGGATAAGGAACCAAAAGACGGTGAATCTGAGGACATGAAAGAGGCTGCCAAAGATTTGGACGACGACCATGAGGTGAGTAGCACTCCCTCAGATGCTGCTTTGAACTTGTATCTTCTTTGTTGA